The following are encoded in a window of Candidatus Lokiarchaeota archaeon genomic DNA:
- a CDS encoding DUF340 domain-containing protein — ASIAPGGATTMDIGLPIIKKTAGDELVIPAFVSGVVLTGLVPILVPLVIGF; from the coding sequence GCAAGCATAGCTCCGGGAGGAGCAACCACTATGGATATCGGCCTACCAATCATCAAGAAAACTGCTGGAGATGAATTGGTGATACCGGCATTTGTGAGTGGTGTTGTGCTTACGGGTCTTGTACCCATTCTCGTTCCTCT